Below is a window of Sphingomonas ginkgonis DNA.
GGACCTGACGCCTCAACTTGAGGCGCTCCGGGAGGCCGGTTGCGAAAAGGTGTTTTCCGACAAGGCGAGCGGCGCGAAAGCAAACCGATCCGGCTTGGCCGACGCGCTATCGCATGCACGCAGTGGCGATATCTTGGTGGTTTGGAAGCTCGATCGCTTGGGCCGAACGATGAAAGGGCTGGTCGATCTCGCGGCCGAGTTGGCCGAGCGCAAGGTCGGCCTCCGCTCAGTAACGGACGGGATCGATACAGCCGGCACTGCCGGCAAGCTCGTATTCCACATCATGGCTGCGATGGCCGAGATGGAGCGCGACCTGATCCGGGAGCGGACCACTGCCGCACTCCTGATCGCCAAGCGCGATGGAAGAGTAGGGGGCCGGAAGACAGTTATGACGCCCAAGCGGCTGCAGGCCGCTCGCAAGCTTCTCGCCTCCGGAATGACCGCGCGGGAGATCGCGCCGACGATCGGCGTGTCGGTAGCGACGCTCTATCGCCATCTGCCTGCTCCGGAGCAGGAGGCCATCAACGCGGAAACGGATGTCGTAGTCAGCGGCTCGTAACCGCGAAGATCTCAGTGAGAGATAACGAGTAGCACTCCGCCATATATCCGCTATGCTGGATATATGGAAAGCGAATCAGCAATCGTTGCGTTGAGTGCCTTGGCTCAGGGTACGCGTCTGGACGTGTTCCGCCTGCTGGTGCGACACGAACCCGATGGCATGGCCGCAGGCGAGGTCGCCCGACAGCTGGACGTGCCGCAAAACACTATGTCGGCGCACCTCGGTATTCTTGCACGTGCCGGCCTGGTCCGGTCCGAGCGGCACAGCCGCTCGATCGTCTACCGCGCCGACCTGAACGGCTTGCGCGCACTGACGCTGTTCCTCGTCAAGGATTGCTGCGCCGGATCGCCCGAGCTGTGTGCGCCGCTCCTCGCGGAACTCACTCCCTGCTGCTGAAAGGACGCCCTGTGGCTACCGATATCGTCATCTACCACAACCCCGCGTGCGGCACGTCCCGCAATGTCCTTGGCCTGATCCGCAATGCGGGGATTGAGCCGCACGTGGTCGAATATCTTAAGACCCCGCCATCGCGCGCGCTGCTGGTCGAGTTGATCGACCGTGCGGGCATCACCCCGCGCGATCTGCTGCGCGAGAAGGGAACGCCCTATGCGGAGTTGGGGCTGGATGACACTGCGCTCTCCGACGATGCGCTGGTGGACGCGATGATGGGGCACCCGATCCTCATCAATCGCCCGCTCGTCGTCTCGCCGCTGGGGGTGAAGCTCTGCCGCCCGTCAGAAGCGGTTCTCGATCTGCTGCCGACAGGCCAGCTAGCCGCCTTCGCCAAGGAGGATGGCGAGCAAGTCGTGGACGTCTCGGGTCAGCGCGTCGCCTGATGCTTCTTGCCGCTTTGATCTTCGTCGCCACGATCGCGCTCGTCATCTGGCAACCGAAAGGGCTCGGCATCGGATGGAGCGCGATGGGCGGTGCCGTTCTCGCTTTGCTCGCTGGCGTCGTCACCCTCTCGGACGTGCCGGTGGTCTGGGGCATTGTCTGGAACGCGACCGCTGCTTTCGTCGCGATCATCGTCATCAGCCTGCTGCTCGATGAAGCCGGGTTCTTCGAATGGGCAGCACTGCATGTTGCACGTTGGGGGAGGGGGCATGGCCGAAGGCTGTTCGTCCTCATCGTGCTGCTAGGCGCGGCAGTATCCGCGTTGTTCGCCAATGACGGCGCGGCGCTGATCCTGACACCGATCGTCATCGCCATGCTGCGGGCGCTGGGCTTCAAGGACAAGGCGACGCTGGCGTTCGTCATGGCGGCCGGCTTTATCGCCGACACCGCGAGCCTGCCGCTCGTCGTTTCGAATCTCGTCAACATCGTGTCGGCCGACTTCTTCAACATCGGCTTCGGTGAATATGCGGGCGTGATGGTGCCGGTTGATCTGGTCTCGATCGCGGCGACTCTCGGCGCGCTCCTGCTGTTCTTCCGTCGCGACATCCCAGCGACCTACGATGTGGGGGCGCTTCGGACCCCGCGTGAGGCGATCCGCGACGCCGCCACCTTTCGCGCCGGATGGATCGTCCTGGCGCTACTGCTCGCCGGCTTCTTTCTGCTCGAACCTCTTGGTGTGCCCGTCAGCGCCGTCGCCGCTGCCGGCGCGATCCTGCTGCTGGTGATCGCGGGCCGGGGTCACGTGATCCAGACTGGCAAAGTGCTGCGCGGCGCACCGTGGCAGGTCGTGATCTTCTCGCTGGGTATGTACCTGGTCGTCTATGGCTTGCGAAACGCAGGCCTGACCGATCATCTCGCCGCGCTGCTCGATCGCACAGCCCAGGGCGGTGTGTGGGGCGCTGCGCTCGGAACCGGCGTGATCGCGGCCGTCCTGTCTTCGGTGATGAACAACATGCCGACCGTGCTGGTGGGCGCCCTCTCGATCGACGCGGCCCACGCTACGGGCGCGGTCAAGGAAGCGATGATCTACGCGAACGTGATCGGCTGCGATCTCGGCCCCAAGCTGACGCCGATCGGTTCGCTCGCGACGCTTCTGTGGCTCCATGTTCTCGGCCAGAAGGGCGTGCGGATCGGGTGGGGCTATTACTTCCGGGTCGGTGTCACGCTTACGGTGCCGGTGCTGGTCATCACGCTCGCGGCGCTCGCGATCAGGATCAGCCTCGCATGACGAGCATGGTCGTCACCATGCTTCGATCCGGCGATCTGGCCGAGATGGCAGGCCCTTTGACGGCAGCCAAACTGCCGATCGCGGACCTGAGCGAACCCGGCCGCACCTTCTTCCGCTTCGACGATGCCGAAGGTCTGATCGGATATGGTGGTCTGGAAGGAGAGGGAGCCGATCGCCTGCTTCGCTCGGTCGTCGTCGTCACCAATCGCATAGGGCGCGGCATCGGCGGTGCCATAATTGCCGCCCTCGAGCAGCAAGCTCGCGAATTCGGAGTGGGGCACCTCCACCTACTGACGACGACGGCCGCATCGTTCTTCCGGAGCCTCGGGTTCGCCGATGCAAGCCGCGAGTCCGCTCCGGCGACCATTGCCGCCTCACACGAGTTCACCGCGCTCTGCCCCGCCTCGGCCGCCTATCTCGTGAAAGCTCTCTGATGCCGCTTCGTTCGTTGACCGATTTTGACAGCTTTCCCGCGCTCGATCCCGCCTTCGTTCGCCATCGACCCGCGCTAGGCTTGGGTGCCCTCGATCCGGCGCCACGCATCCTGTTGCTCTACGGGAGCCTGCGCGAGCGGTCGTTCTCGCGGCTCGCTGTCGAGGAAGCCGCGCGCCTCCTGCACCTGTTCGGAGCCGAAACGCGCATCTTCGATCCATCGACGCTGCCGCTTCCCGATCAGGTGAAGGACGACGATCATCCTGCGGTCCACGAGCTGCGCGAGCTGTCGATGTGGTCGGAGGGACAGGTCTGGTGCAGCCCTGAGCGACACGGCCAGATCACCGGCATCATGAAGTCACAGATCGATCATCTGCCGCTCGAAATGAAGGGAATGCGCCCGACCCAAGGGCGCGCGCTCGCGGTGATGCAGGTGTCGGGCGGATCGCAGTCGTTCAACGCGGTCAACACCCTGCGCCTGCTCGGCCGCTGGATGCGGATGTTCACGATCCCGAACCAGTCGTCCGTCGCCATGGCTTACAAGGAGTTCGACGAGGCAGGCCGCATGAAGCCGTCGAGCTATTACGATCGGATTGTCGACGTGATGGAGGAGCTGGTACGCTTCACCGTCCTGCTGCGCCCCCATGCGGTCCAGCTCGTCGATCGTTATTCGGAGCGCAAGCAAGCCGGCGTGCCGGTCGACGTGGCTACCGACCTGTCGAGCATCGCCATCGCGCGCGCCTGACGCTCAAGCGTGATCGAACGCTTGAAGGATCGGACACGGCCCGGCTGACCCGCTTCCGCACTCTCTC
It encodes the following:
- a CDS encoding recombinase family protein, coding for MLIGYARVSTPEQDLTPQLEALREAGCEKVFSDKASGAKANRSGLADALSHARSGDILVVWKLDRLGRTMKGLVDLAAELAERKVGLRSVTDGIDTAGTAGKLVFHIMAAMAEMERDLIRERTTAALLIAKRDGRVGGRKTVMTPKRLQAARKLLASGMTAREIAPTIGVSVATLYRHLPAPEQEAINAETDVVVSGS
- a CDS encoding ArsR/SmtB family transcription factor codes for the protein MESESAIVALSALAQGTRLDVFRLLVRHEPDGMAAGEVARQLDVPQNTMSAHLGILARAGLVRSERHSRSIVYRADLNGLRALTLFLVKDCCAGSPELCAPLLAELTPCC
- the arsC gene encoding arsenate reductase (glutaredoxin) (This arsenate reductase requires both glutathione and glutaredoxin to convert arsenate to arsenite, after which the efflux transporter formed by ArsA and ArsB can extrude the arsenite from the cell, providing resistance.) yields the protein MATDIVIYHNPACGTSRNVLGLIRNAGIEPHVVEYLKTPPSRALLVELIDRAGITPRDLLREKGTPYAELGLDDTALSDDALVDAMMGHPILINRPLVVSPLGVKLCRPSEAVLDLLPTGQLAAFAKEDGEQVVDVSGQRVA
- a CDS encoding arsenic transporter: MLLAALIFVATIALVIWQPKGLGIGWSAMGGAVLALLAGVVTLSDVPVVWGIVWNATAAFVAIIVISLLLDEAGFFEWAALHVARWGRGHGRRLFVLIVLLGAAVSALFANDGAALILTPIVIAMLRALGFKDKATLAFVMAAGFIADTASLPLVVSNLVNIVSADFFNIGFGEYAGVMVPVDLVSIAATLGALLLFFRRDIPATYDVGALRTPREAIRDAATFRAGWIVLALLLAGFFLLEPLGVPVSAVAAAGAILLLVIAGRGHVIQTGKVLRGAPWQVVIFSLGMYLVVYGLRNAGLTDHLAALLDRTAQGGVWGAALGTGVIAAVLSSVMNNMPTVLVGALSIDAAHATGAVKEAMIYANVIGCDLGPKLTPIGSLATLLWLHVLGQKGVRIGWGYYFRVGVTLTVPVLVITLAALAIRISLA
- the arsN2 gene encoding arsenic resistance N-acetyltransferase ArsN2 codes for the protein MTSMVVTMLRSGDLAEMAGPLTAAKLPIADLSEPGRTFFRFDDAEGLIGYGGLEGEGADRLLRSVVVVTNRIGRGIGGAIIAALEQQAREFGVGHLHLLTTTAASFFRSLGFADASRESAPATIAASHEFTALCPASAAYLVKAL
- the arsH gene encoding arsenical resistance protein ArsH, translated to MPLRSLTDFDSFPALDPAFVRHRPALGLGALDPAPRILLLYGSLRERSFSRLAVEEAARLLHLFGAETRIFDPSTLPLPDQVKDDDHPAVHELRELSMWSEGQVWCSPERHGQITGIMKSQIDHLPLEMKGMRPTQGRALAVMQVSGGSQSFNAVNTLRLLGRWMRMFTIPNQSSVAMAYKEFDEAGRMKPSSYYDRIVDVMEELVRFTVLLRPHAVQLVDRYSERKQAGVPVDVATDLSSIAIARA